Proteins encoded by one window of Glycine soja cultivar W05 chromosome 15, ASM419377v2, whole genome shotgun sequence:
- the LOC114386631 gene encoding uncharacterized protein LOC114386631, whose protein sequence is MAVAAFKSSSRRATQSSAPSNAPPNTTSSSGRSSTRAPNPTRRSRSVSAFSRGSSDISTATEFLNKRDNPLFFDEKQSATVFLLETSTPANSARSTEPGRMETGRALFRVNSGRRTRSASQCPVSRRNLNFYTSESEAESKEGNGLKLVGSNRKGGLVGRSENGVTGQVKDLQTWSSRHLTVEVSDSFAATLPGLQTQTCDDEASTASSGFGSDEKTIKAVFEQMKSVQGDMPEASDIYETVRSEVRRAISEIQIDLESAIQRSNATSIAVTNVSDVPPDLVNPGAVELVLEIRREYARKLEESQERARNLRADLAVEEHRGRELDRILKEVLPYPKTPIIQKPRPARKSSIERRRMSKRLAEDAKAYFDECVSLSTFDSSDFSSPEDPPLNFVGPPTPSGSPVCLTEESGTRGQSMNIHYDISQPPANIDTVGDFHGQVSSITDSTETGSKPCFSFAQKPSETSALQQDIQQYIKKFEKNVLKSSTMRSNYCDPREYSFQSSAESLLIDRVLLKSRIESGSLLLCGGGGNNLLSKFSGIGI, encoded by the exons ATGGCGGTTGCAGCCTTCAAATCCTCTTCGCGAAGAGCAACCCAGTCTTCCGCGCCTTCGAACGCGCCTCCGAACACGACGTCGTCTTCTGGCAGATCCTCCACCAGAGCTCCGAACCCGACTCGCAGGTCGAGGAGCGTGAGCGCGTTCTCCAGGGGCAGTTCCGACATTTCCACGGCCACCGAGTTCCTCAACAAGAGGGACAACCCTCTCTTCTTCGACGAAAAGCAATCCGCCACTGTTTTTCTTCTGGAAACTTCCACGCCCGCGAATTCGGCGCGAAGCACCGAACCGGGTCGGATGGAAACGGGTCGGGCCTTATTCAGAGTGAATTCGGGTCGACGCACCCGCTCCGCTTCGCAGTGCCCGGTTTCGAGGCGGAATCTGAACTTTTATACTTCCGAG AGTGAAGCTGAATCTAAAGAAGGGAATGGTTTGAAGTTAGTGGGGAGTAACAGAAAAGGTGGTTTGGTTGGAAGAAGTGAGAATGGTGTGACTGGTCAAGTGAAAGATTTGCAGACGTGGTCTAGTCGGCATTTGACAGTTGAGGTCTCAGATAGTTTTGCTGCCACTTTG CCTGGTCTGCAAACTCAAACCTGTGATGATGAAGCTTCGACGGCAAGTTCTGGATTTGGTTCTGATGAGAAAACTATCAAGGCAGTTTTTGAACAAATGAAG TCAGTACAGGGAGATATGCCAGAAGCCAGTGATATATATGAAACAGTTCGTTCTGAAGTGAGGCGTGCTATTTCTGAGATTCAGATTGACCTTGAAAGT GCTATCCAAAGGAGTAATGCTACTTCCATTGCTGTTACTAATGTGTCTGATGTTCCTCCTGACTTGGTAAACCCTGGTGCAGTAGAATTAGTTTTAGAGATTAGAAGAGAGTATGCCAGAAAGCTTGAAGAG TCCCAGGAGCGAGCGAGAAATCTTCGAGCAGATCTGGCTGTTGAAGAACATCGTGGACGAGAACTTGATAGAATATTGAAAGAAGTTCTTCCATATCCCAAGACCCCTATTATACAAAAGCCTCGTCCAGCAAGAAAA TCTAGCATTGAAAGAAGGAGGATGTCAAAACGTCTTGCAGAAGATGCCAAGGCTTATTTTGATGAGTGTGTCTCGCTATCAACTTTTGATAGTTCTGACTTTTCATCTCCAGAGGATCCCCCACTCAATTTCGTTGGTCCTCCTACTCCATCTGGCAGCCCTGTATGTTTAACTGAG GAATCCGGCACACGAGGACAATCCATGAATATCCATTATGACATTTCACAACCACCTGCTAACATTGATACTGTGGGAGATTTTCACGGTCAAGTCAGTTCAATCACTGACAGCACAGAAACTGGTAGCAAACCCTGCTTCTCCTTTGCACAGAAACCATCTGAAACCTCTGCACTTCAACAAGACATCCAACAGTACATAAAAAAGttcgaaaaaaatgttttgaagtCTTCAACTATGAGATCAAACTATTGTGACCCTCGTGAGTATAGTTTTCAATCATCAGCGGAGAGCTTGTTGATTGATAGAGTACTGCTAAAAAGTAGAATTGAGTCTGGTAGTTTGTTACtctgtggtggtggtggtaataATTTGTTATCTAAATTTTCTGGGATAGGGATTTGA
- the LOC114386138 gene encoding uncharacterized protein LOC114386138, translating into MTVPPLVLGSPGILRVVFSLCVGIVEIMVRIIGLGRALGHITSRDDEPVDPATEADIFSDEPMPGGDVEDTGANIPAHTGAQAAEDEPEGFPGGPSDPSVLTQYANHVVASVWTGEEHPELKLSSHGRKVHSLGRPVPAIEGLVAGTGLSPLIACSVDTGDRGLLSSFVKRWHRETSSFHLPVGEVTIMLDNISSLLHLPVVGDLHAFQPLHVDDAVQMLVDLLMVSAEAARTNKGKCRGPYVRLKWCWIYEHFPSITESTADPDYDEDSPHACRWIATKKTVKSIRIPVYREHLDRLRILDSGCLLDPIWGAPIERVMRQFGYTQTIPAPPVDSWVSYDDIHDGWMHYSDHMVVAGEVCVVPSQCASDFIDWFFRISHLFMTPSQTSYPMSDGHAP; encoded by the exons ATGACCGTGCCACCGTTGGTGTTGGGTAGCCCAGGCATTTTGAGGGTGGTGTTCTCCCTCTGCGTCGGCATTGTCGAG atcatggttaggatCATAGGATTAGGTCGTGCCTTAGGTCACATTACTAGCAGAGAT GATGAGCCAGTGGACCCTGCGACAGAGGCTGACATATTTTCGGATGAGCCGATGCCAGGAGGTGATGTAGAGGACACTGGGGCAAACATTCCTGCACACACAGGCGCACAGGCTGCTGAGGATGAGCCTGAGGGATTTCCGGGTGGTCCGAGCGACCCATCCGTGTTGACCCAGTATGCGAATCATGTTGTAGCCAGCGTATGGACgggagag gagcaTCCTGAGTTGAAGTTATCCTCTCACGGGAGGAAGGTCCATAGTTTAGGCAGGCCTGTCCCTGCCATTGAGGGCCTAGTTGCTGGGACAGGACTAAGTCCTCTGATCGCGTGTTCGGTAGACACTGGTGATCGGGGACTTTTGTCGTCGTTTGTCAAGCGGTGGCACCGGGAGACGTCTAGTTTTCATCTCCCTGTGGGAGAGGTGACAATCATGCTGGACAACATCTCGTCTCTTCTGCATCTTCCCGTGGTTGGCGACTTGCATGCCTTTCAGCCCTTGCACGTGGATGATGCGGTACAGATGTTGGTGGACTTATTGATGGTCTCTGCAGAGGCTGCTAGGACTAATAAAGGGAAGTGCCGTGGACCGTACGTACGCCTAAAATGG TGTTGGATATACGAGCACTTTCCCTCAATCACGGAGTCCACTGCTGATCCGGACTACGACGAGGATTCACCGCATGCCTGTAGGTGGATTGCTACGAAGAAGACCGTGAAGAGCATACGTATACCTGTGTACAGGGAGCACCTGGACCGACTCCGGATTCTGGATTCCGGATGTCTGTTGGATCCCATATGGGGAGCACCGATCG AGAGGGTCATGCGGCAGTTTGGATACACCCAGACCATTCCTGCTCCGCCTGTCGATTCATGGGTGTCGTATGATGATATACACGACGGGTGGATGCACTATTCAGATCATATGGTTGTAGCAGGTGAGGTGTGCGTTGTGCCAAGTCAGTGTGCCAGCGACTTCATAGACTGGTTCTTCCGCATTTCGCATCTTTTCATGACACCAAGCCAGACATCATATCCTATGTCAGATGGTCATGCTCCATAG